In Streptomyces thermolilacinus SPC6, a single genomic region encodes these proteins:
- a CDS encoding class I adenylate-forming enzyme family protein: MSYVESPSRAEALLTSPGAPFAVVPGEDGRLEYASGPRTLREFAEATWAFGDAPFLVGEDGAAYTYQEFLRAACGLARRLADVYGLRPGDRAVIAGRNHPEWQVAFWAAQLAGLVAVPLNAWWTADECAYALDDCAPGALLVDDERASLLGGWAARNGVPCLDFREATHGDGDDVAPPAVDVLPDDDATILYTSGTTGHPKGAVATHRAQVAAAINPRYQAAAAALDRGALPGTGRAPVSLTTFPFFHAAAFTSVYAVMAVGGTLVMMRKWDAAKALDLIDLHRVTHYAGVPTTALQLLDAAAGQRLATLTNLNTGGAPAPPALVRRLAEAYGDRIEPRNGYGLTETCGGVLAHYGEAYRRRPDSVGRPTPVTETRVAGPDGRPLPDGETGELLLRGQSLVRGYWRDPEATAAAFTADGWFRTGDLAVVREDGRVSVVDRIKDVVIRGGENVYCVEVEAALYGHPAIAEAAVLGVPHPVLGEEVAAVVRLRGGPGAVTAEELRAHVARGLAAYKVPAHVVVRDVPLPRNAGGKVLKDELRRSYARVGEGEGV; the protein is encoded by the coding sequence GTGTCGTACGTCGAGAGTCCGTCGCGGGCCGAGGCCCTGCTGACCTCGCCCGGGGCGCCGTTCGCCGTCGTGCCCGGCGAGGACGGGCGGCTGGAGTACGCCTCCGGCCCCCGCACGCTGCGAGAGTTCGCCGAGGCCACCTGGGCGTTCGGCGACGCGCCGTTCCTGGTCGGCGAGGACGGCGCCGCGTACACGTACCAGGAGTTCCTCCGCGCCGCCTGCGGGCTCGCGCGGCGCCTGGCCGACGTGTACGGGCTGCGCCCCGGTGACCGGGCCGTCATCGCGGGGCGGAACCACCCCGAGTGGCAGGTGGCGTTCTGGGCGGCGCAGCTCGCCGGGCTGGTCGCCGTGCCGCTGAACGCCTGGTGGACGGCGGACGAGTGCGCGTACGCCCTGGACGACTGCGCGCCGGGCGCGCTGCTCGTGGACGACGAGCGGGCGTCGCTGCTGGGCGGCTGGGCCGCGCGGAACGGCGTACCGTGCCTCGACTTCCGGGAGGCCACCCACGGCGACGGCGACGATGTGGCGCCGCCCGCTGTGGACGTGCTGCCCGACGACGACGCGACCATCCTCTACACCTCCGGCACCACCGGCCACCCCAAGGGCGCCGTCGCCACTCACCGCGCGCAGGTCGCCGCCGCGATCAACCCCCGCTACCAGGCCGCGGCGGCCGCCCTGGACCGCGGCGCCCTGCCGGGTACGGGGCGGGCGCCGGTCTCGCTGACCACGTTCCCGTTCTTCCACGCCGCCGCGTTCACCTCCGTGTACGCCGTCATGGCGGTCGGCGGCACGCTCGTCATGATGCGCAAGTGGGACGCCGCCAAGGCCCTCGACCTCATCGACCTGCACCGCGTCACCCACTACGCGGGCGTGCCCACCACCGCCCTTCAGCTGCTCGACGCGGCCGCCGGGCAGCGGCTGGCCACCCTCACGAACCTGAACACCGGCGGCGCCCCCGCCCCGCCCGCACTGGTGCGCCGCCTTGCCGAGGCGTACGGCGACCGGATCGAGCCGCGCAACGGCTACGGGCTGACCGAGACCTGCGGCGGAGTCCTCGCCCACTACGGCGAGGCGTACCGCCGACGGCCCGACAGCGTGGGCCGCCCCACGCCGGTCACCGAGACGCGCGTCGCCGGGCCCGACGGGCGGCCGCTGCCCGACGGGGAGACCGGTGAACTGCTGCTGCGCGGTCAGAGCCTCGTGCGCGGCTACTGGCGCGACCCGGAGGCGACGGCGGCGGCGTTCACGGCGGACGGCTGGTTCCGGACCGGCGACCTCGCCGTGGTGCGGGAGGACGGGCGGGTGAGCGTCGTGGACCGCATCAAGGACGTCGTGATCCGGGGCGGCGAGAACGTGTACTGCGTCGAGGTCGAGGCAGCCCTGTACGGGCATCCCGCCATTGCCGAGGCCGCCGTGCTGGGTGTCCCGCACCCCGTCCTGGGCGAGGAGGTCGCCGCGGTGGTACGGCTCCGGGGCGGGCCCGGCGCGGTCACGGCCGAGGAGCTGCGGGCGCACGTCGCGCGGGGCCTCGCCGCGTACAAGGTGCCCGCGCACGTCGTCGTACGGGACGTGCCGCTGCCCCGGAACGCGGGCGGGAAGGTCCTGAAGGACGAGCTGCGGCGGTCCTACGCGCGCGTAGGCGAGGGCGAAGGGGTATAG